One part of the Dyadobacter sp. 676 genome encodes these proteins:
- a CDS encoding response regulator transcription factor: MKVLLIEDHFLVRMSQKIVLNELYRGATISEAENFEDALSYVRVSPFDLILLDIDIPGGKGRTMIDRIRQIQPDVIILMCSAADEQTHALEYITAGAKGYLSKSAEKSEVIAAITTVVKNNRYLSQAVQEHLLEAVSTGKRSMRQLKATNKLSEREKEVMHMLIKGKWIKEIASDLNLRTNTVSTFKARIFQKLGVSSVIELAKKVQE; the protein is encoded by the coding sequence ATGAAAGTTCTATTGATCGAAGACCATTTTCTAGTCCGCATGAGCCAGAAGATTGTGCTCAACGAACTTTACCGGGGCGCAACAATCTCGGAAGCGGAGAATTTCGAAGATGCATTATCCTACGTCAGGGTATCACCCTTCGATTTGATTTTACTGGACATCGACATTCCCGGCGGGAAAGGCAGGACGATGATCGACCGTATCAGGCAAATACAGCCCGACGTCATTATACTCATGTGCTCGGCCGCCGACGAGCAAACTCACGCTCTGGAATACATTACCGCGGGCGCAAAAGGTTATTTATCCAAATCGGCGGAAAAAAGCGAAGTAATTGCCGCTATCACAACGGTTGTAAAAAATAACCGATATCTCAGCCAGGCCGTCCAGGAGCATTTGTTGGAAGCTGTTTCAACCGGTAAAAGATCAATGAGGCAACTGAAAGCGACTAACAAGCTGTCGGAGAGGGAAAAAGAAGTCATGCACATGCTGATAAAAGGCAAATGGATCAAAGAAATTGCATCCGATTTAAATCTTCGTACCAATACCGTCAGCACCTTTAAGGCCAGGATATTTCAGAAACTGGGTGTTTCCAGCGTTATCGAACTGGCCAAAAAAGTACAGGAATAA
- a CDS encoding TonB-dependent receptor plug domain-containing protein yields MKKQPATRALKEVLRELQAHYNVDIVFFDQSVDGLTVRADKVDYKASLEKNIANVLKPSGLVYKRTDGGGYMILEKTPGENTKTNASADPSFFGIANSKNLVYASSIALPSVKRVLVERTVRGQVTGDDGGALPGVSIVVKGTTHGTTADENGNYQLVTAEDYPTLVFSFVGYASREVVVGNQSVIDVRLSVDNKALDEVVVIGYGDSRREDLTGSVSSINVEKDLKNVPATRVDQMLQGRMAGVYIKSTNGAPGSPTTIRVRGSRSISATNEPIYVIDGIVDPSGTNLNSINPADIESIDVLKDASTTAIYGSRAANGVVLVTTKKGKAGRNDFRFSTSHGVSQLPRKLDLMHSREFAEFINEARIDAKMPIVYPNVDSIVNLRGEKGTDWMDAVTRTAPFSTYDLSASGGCRRRARVYIFSVG; encoded by the coding sequence ATGAAAAAACAGCCCGCCACCAGAGCTTTGAAAGAGGTTTTGCGCGAGTTGCAGGCCCATTACAATGTCGACATCGTTTTTTTCGACCAAAGCGTCGACGGTCTCACAGTGAGGGCCGACAAAGTCGACTATAAGGCGTCCCTCGAAAAAAACATCGCCAATGTATTGAAACCGTCCGGCTTGGTATATAAGCGGACCGACGGCGGCGGATATATGATCCTGGAAAAAACGCCCGGGGAGAATACGAAAACAAACGCATCGGCAGATCCCTCTTTCTTCGGAATTGCTAACTCAAAAAATCTTGTCTACGCCTCGTCCATTGCCCTTCCATCCGTAAAGAGGGTTCTGGTGGAGCGGACCGTCAGAGGACAGGTGACCGGCGACGACGGCGGCGCATTGCCGGGTGTGAGCATCGTTGTAAAAGGAACGACGCACGGTACCACGGCGGACGAGAACGGAAATTATCAACTGGTGACCGCCGAGGATTACCCCACGCTGGTTTTCAGTTTCGTGGGATATGCCAGCCGTGAAGTCGTGGTGGGTAACCAATCCGTGATCGACGTCCGGTTGTCGGTCGATAACAAGGCGCTCGACGAGGTAGTGGTGATCGGCTACGGAGATAGCAGGCGGGAAGACCTGACCGGCTCGGTATCTTCGATCAATGTCGAAAAAGACCTCAAAAACGTCCCGGCGACGCGTGTCGACCAGATGTTGCAGGGGCGTATGGCCGGCGTTTACATCAAATCCACCAATGGCGCACCCGGCAGCCCCACCACGATCCGGGTGAGGGGATCCAGGTCGATCAGCGCCACCAACGAACCGATTTACGTCATCGACGGTATCGTCGATCCCAGCGGAACGAACCTCAATTCCATTAATCCGGCCGACATCGAAAGCATCGATGTCCTGAAAGACGCTTCCACAACCGCTATTTACGGTTCCCGTGCGGCGAACGGCGTGGTGCTCGTGACCACCAAAAAGGGAAAGGCGGGCAGGAACGATTTCCGCTTTTCGACCAGCCATGGAGTATCCCAGTTACCCCGAAAACTCGATCTGATGCATTCCCGGGAATTCGCGGAATTCATCAACGAAGCGCGGATAGACGCGAAAATGCCTATTGTGTACCCCAATGTCGATTCCATTGTCAACCTGAGGGGCGAAAAAGGAACCGACTGGATGGACGCAGTAACCCGGACGGCGCCCTTTTCGACCTATGACTTGTCGGCCTCCGGGGGGTGCAGGCGGCGAGCGCGGGTATACATATTTTCTGTCGGGTAA
- a CDS encoding M56 family metallopeptidase, protein MEALPYLLKVNICWVVFYGCYWMLFRRHTFFSLNRFYLLFSLIISFAIPAVELRETVTVTESAASVVTAGGQVTAGPGNTGSHTREMLLLTCYCAGVVAMLIALARSLFQIRNIIRAGISVPMQGYYLVISQRRHAPSGSFSFLRWLVISNEDYDQNFEPIFAHEMVHIRQWHSLDILLIELLKALFWFNPSLWLYKRALQDTHEFLADEQAPDRDHYATFLVSYAKNAIATSVTNQFFNSSLLRKRIHMIYRDRTPTWLRGKYLLLLPVLAVAVALMAARKYVYKERNLQPAKAQALRLTTVKGLVTEESGLPVVNAAVTFSGSFQSTVTTASGRFEIGDIPQGSVMTIDHNDFLRHTQKIGRSANEYEIRLKSNRAPVLATNSKRPEKRLTEAEETAPSIRLDRWPRFPGKTKFIANTLKYPKQALLDGAEGQVSVSFLIDTKGHVSDPKIEKGVRKDLDDEALRVVNLMPGWIPAEKNNEPVAVRYTMNITFNTAVNGLPMAVREATPGFWGNRSVYSPAKLKPIGNKHLKELFERKTVDFRDSTPPTTTLHRFWARIYRPLPEKQ, encoded by the coding sequence ATGGAAGCGCTTCCCTATCTGTTAAAAGTCAACATTTGCTGGGTGGTTTTCTACGGTTGCTACTGGATGCTGTTCCGCAGGCATACTTTCTTTTCGCTCAACCGGTTTTATTTACTTTTTTCCCTGATCATCAGCTTTGCCATTCCGGCAGTCGAGCTGCGGGAAACGGTGACGGTAACCGAAAGCGCCGCATCCGTGGTAACCGCCGGGGGGCAGGTTACGGCCGGTCCGGGCAACACCGGCAGCCATACCAGGGAAATGCTCCTGCTGACCTGCTACTGCGCCGGGGTCGTGGCCATGCTGATTGCCCTCGCGAGGTCTTTGTTTCAGATTCGTAACATCATCCGGGCCGGAATTTCGGTTCCTATGCAGGGATACTATCTCGTGATAAGCCAGCGACGGCATGCCCCGAGCGGATCATTTTCATTCCTGAGATGGCTGGTCATATCGAACGAAGACTATGACCAGAATTTCGAGCCTATATTCGCGCACGAGATGGTGCATATCCGGCAATGGCATTCGCTGGATATCCTGCTGATCGAGCTATTGAAAGCATTGTTCTGGTTTAATCCGTCACTCTGGCTTTATAAACGGGCATTACAGGACACCCACGAATTCCTCGCCGACGAACAGGCCCCCGACAGGGATCATTATGCCACGTTTCTGGTATCATATGCGAAAAATGCGATAGCAACGTCGGTTACCAATCAGTTCTTCAACTCCTCTTTGCTCAGAAAACGGATCCATATGATTTACCGGGACCGCACGCCGACCTGGCTCAGGGGAAAATACCTGCTGCTCTTGCCGGTCCTTGCCGTGGCGGTTGCATTAATGGCTGCCCGAAAGTACGTCTACAAAGAAAGAAACCTGCAACCTGCGAAAGCACAGGCACTTCGTTTGACGACCGTTAAAGGCCTGGTAACGGAAGAGTCGGGCTTGCCGGTCGTAAACGCGGCGGTTACTTTTTCGGGAAGCTTCCAAAGTACGGTCACGACAGCCAGCGGGCGCTTTGAAATCGGCGACATTCCGCAAGGCTCCGTAATGACGATCGATCACAACGATTTTTTACGTCACACGCAAAAAATCGGCAGATCGGCGAACGAGTACGAAATCCGGCTTAAAAGTAACCGGGCACCGGTGCTGGCGACAAACAGCAAACGCCCCGAAAAACGGTTGACCGAGGCGGAGGAAACGGCTCCGTCCATCCGCCTGGATCGCTGGCCACGGTTTCCGGGTAAAACCAAATTCATCGCCAATACATTGAAATATCCGAAACAAGCCCTGCTCGACGGCGCCGAAGGCCAGGTGTCGGTATCGTTCCTGATCGACACGAAGGGGCATGTCAGCGACCCGAAAATCGAAAAGGGAGTGAGAAAAGATCTCGACGACGAAGCCCTACGGGTCGTCAACCTGATGCCCGGATGGATCCCGGCTGAAAAAAATAATGAACCGGTGGCCGTTCGCTACACTATGAATATCACTTTCAACACGGCGGTCAACGGGCTTCCGATGGCCGTCAGGGAGGCCACGCCGGGTTTCTGGGGCAACAGATCGGTTTATTCGCCTGCGAAACTGAAACCGATCGGCAACAAGCATTTGAAAGAACTTTTCGAGCGCAAGACAGTGGATTTTCGGGACAGCACGCCCCCAACGACCACACTACACAGGTTCTGGGCGAGAATATACCGCCCGCTGCCGGAGAAGCAATAA
- a CDS encoding RagB/SusD family nutrient uptake outer membrane protein: protein MFINKMKIKMKAGKIYAFLLVLTGSVFIQGCDNALNEEPKTFIAPDNFFANADQCTQAVNGVYTSLYSVYGATVFWSMTELGTDLSFSTDANNLVPNDFTFNSGNTGTGGMWGTLYGAIKNSNMVIARVSKAPIDDKVKARLVGETKFLRALWYFILTNTFGDVPLWTDELDVDAVSQLPRAPLADVRAQIIRDLGEASEALPPTTSASDAGRVTQGAALTLLAKVYLYNQDWANAQKTALRVVESGKYSLLPSYADVFDIWNRYKNNAESIFAVQFLRNAATSNNVRTHQLVNYYMPTRDAGSSTYAGVDFGKYVIDGWHVYIPTARLVDMFEPNDLRREVVLGYGYNGQKFKTWPKENRPWYGPKFWDLEANAQASGKNLYVLRYADVLLMLAEAYNEQGNTAESVKWLNQVRKRAGLKELAGLSEGSLREAIMKERAIEFVGEYQRRPDLVRWGKLVEAVKSVADDNPVGAANIKPFHNYYPISADEIIKNPNLVQTTGYQ, encoded by the coding sequence ATGTTCATTAACAAGATGAAGATCAAAATGAAAGCCGGGAAAATATATGCATTCCTGCTCGTACTGACCGGCAGCGTTTTTATACAGGGATGCGATAACGCTTTGAACGAAGAACCGAAGACGTTTATAGCGCCGGACAATTTTTTTGCCAACGCCGACCAGTGTACCCAGGCTGTAAATGGCGTTTACACATCCCTTTACAGCGTTTACGGCGCAACGGTGTTCTGGTCGATGACCGAGCTCGGGACCGACCTCTCGTTCAGCACGGATGCCAACAACCTTGTGCCCAATGACTTCACCTTCAATTCCGGCAACACCGGTACGGGCGGGATGTGGGGCACATTGTACGGCGCCATTAAAAACAGCAACATGGTCATTGCGAGGGTGTCCAAAGCGCCTATCGATGACAAAGTCAAGGCGCGGCTTGTAGGGGAAACCAAGTTTTTAAGGGCATTGTGGTACTTTATATTAACCAATACGTTTGGCGATGTGCCGCTATGGACCGACGAGCTGGACGTAGACGCCGTGAGCCAGCTTCCGCGCGCCCCGCTTGCCGATGTGCGCGCGCAAATCATCAGGGACCTGGGCGAAGCCTCCGAAGCGCTCCCGCCGACCACGAGCGCCAGCGACGCGGGCAGGGTAACCCAGGGGGCCGCGTTGACGCTCCTGGCCAAAGTATATTTATACAACCAGGATTGGGCCAATGCACAGAAGACCGCGTTGCGTGTGGTCGAAAGCGGCAAATATTCCCTGCTTCCCAGCTATGCCGATGTTTTCGATATCTGGAACCGCTATAAAAACAATGCGGAATCGATTTTCGCGGTACAGTTCCTGCGCAACGCGGCTACATCCAACAACGTGAGGACACACCAGCTCGTGAACTATTACATGCCTACGCGGGATGCGGGATCGAGCACCTACGCGGGCGTCGATTTTGGCAAATACGTGATCGACGGCTGGCATGTTTATATCCCCACGGCCCGGCTGGTCGATATGTTCGAACCGAACGACCTGCGCAGGGAGGTTGTACTCGGTTATGGTTATAACGGGCAGAAGTTCAAAACATGGCCCAAGGAAAATCGTCCGTGGTACGGGCCCAAGTTCTGGGACCTGGAAGCGAATGCGCAGGCCAGCGGCAAAAACCTGTACGTGCTGAGGTATGCCGATGTGCTTCTGATGCTCGCGGAAGCCTACAACGAGCAGGGAAACACGGCAGAAAGCGTAAAATGGCTGAATCAGGTAAGGAAACGTGCGGGGCTGAAAGAGCTGGCCGGCCTTTCCGAAGGAAGCCTGCGCGAAGCGATCATGAAGGAGCGCGCCATCGAGTTTGTGGGCGAATACCAGCGCAGGCCCGATCTGGTGAGATGGGGAAAACTCGTGGAAGCCGTCAAATCAGTGGCGGACGACAACCCGGTAGGCGCCGCGAATATCAAGCCGTTTCATAATTATTATCCTATTTCGGCCGACGAAATCATCAAAAACCCAAATCTTGTGCAAACCACCGGGTATCAATAA
- a CDS encoding metallophosphoesterase: MIYHVAGNHDVTNDPKRSDILSYRKALGKDFYLIRHQGMRGLVLNSLYFKSPARVEKEAAAQARWLNRQLKKARRSSAPLVVFQHHSWFLTDPGEKDEYFNIPAATRNKYLALFAKYGVSHIFAGHYHRNAFGKSGDIEMVTTGPLGKPLGKDPSGFRIVKVSSGRVSHQYYELDQLPERVVFE; the protein is encoded by the coding sequence ATGATTTATCATGTCGCCGGAAACCATGATGTGACAAACGACCCGAAACGGAGCGATATCCTGAGTTACCGGAAAGCGCTTGGAAAGGATTTCTACTTGATCAGGCACCAGGGCATGCGGGGGCTTGTCCTGAATTCGCTGTATTTCAAAAGCCCCGCTAGGGTGGAAAAGGAAGCCGCCGCTCAGGCCAGGTGGCTTAACAGGCAGCTGAAAAAAGCCCGGCGCTCATCGGCGCCCTTGGTCGTATTTCAGCACCACAGCTGGTTTTTAACAGATCCGGGCGAAAAGGACGAGTATTTCAATATTCCGGCCGCGACCCGGAACAAATACCTCGCGCTGTTCGCGAAGTACGGCGTAAGCCACATATTTGCCGGCCACTATCACCGCAATGCCTTCGGCAAGTCGGGGGACATCGAAATGGTAACAACGGGGCCTTTGGGAAAACCGTTGGGAAAAGATCCCTCGGGATTCCGTATCGTGAAGGTATCTTCCGGGAGGGTCAGCCATCAGTATTACGAGCTCGACCAGCTCCCCGAGCGCGTCGTTTTTGAATAG
- a CDS encoding FecR domain-containing protein, whose protein sequence is MKLQVTRELLFNYFAGQTTPLQNELIEDWAKIPANRELFFVYLDEWEGKYPQYIANLEMALERHRAGMERRLETNTGDKRAAMLPEAATGSKAGGFIRRKRWMAAAIALVVLGAGLILSRNRLLYQKYSTAFGEIRTVTLSDGSLVTLNAHSSLLVPRFGFDRLSREVILTGEAEFSVRHVPDDRAFTVKTSNGFDVVVLGTEFVVNARREAPRVVLTKGKVRLLYGGQENRRTLTLKPGELVTFDEQGNASIGQTAHPWDYSAWKKHRFIFDQTPLADLAPLFRDHFGVELRIADPVVARMTITGTFTARTDDMLLGFLKEAAHLRVHREGNTVTLSRSTAL, encoded by the coding sequence ATGAAACTGCAAGTGACACGCGAATTACTCTTTAACTATTTTGCCGGGCAAACCACACCGCTGCAAAATGAGCTGATCGAAGATTGGGCAAAAATCCCCGCGAACAGAGAGCTTTTCTTTGTTTATCTGGATGAATGGGAAGGAAAATACCCGCAATACATCGCGAATCTGGAAATGGCCCTGGAACGACACCGCGCAGGCATGGAAAGACGGCTCGAAACGAATACGGGCGACAAGCGGGCAGCAATGCTGCCGGAGGCCGCAACCGGCAGCAAAGCGGGAGGCTTCATTCGTCGTAAACGCTGGATGGCGGCCGCAATCGCGTTGGTTGTTTTGGGAGCGGGCCTGATCTTGTCCAGGAACCGGCTTTTGTATCAGAAGTATAGCACCGCTTTCGGCGAAATCAGGACGGTGACGCTCTCCGACGGCAGCCTGGTAACCCTTAACGCGCATTCCTCCCTGCTGGTACCCCGCTTCGGTTTCGACCGGCTCAGCCGGGAAGTGATTTTAACAGGAGAGGCCGAATTTTCCGTCCGGCATGTGCCTGATGACCGGGCGTTTACAGTCAAAACATCAAACGGCTTCGATGTGGTGGTGCTGGGTACCGAATTTGTGGTCAATGCGCGCCGGGAGGCGCCCAGGGTGGTGCTCACGAAAGGGAAGGTCCGCCTGTTGTACGGCGGCCAGGAAAACCGCAGGACGCTTACGCTCAAACCCGGCGAGCTGGTTACATTCGATGAACAGGGGAATGCGAGTATCGGGCAAACGGCTCATCCCTGGGATTATTCGGCATGGAAAAAGCACCGGTTTATTTTTGATCAAACACCCTTGGCCGATCTGGCGCCGTTGTTCAGGGACCATTTCGGGGTGGAGCTCCGGATCGCCGACCCCGTCGTTGCCCGGATGACCATCACCGGTACATTCACGGCCCGCACGGACGATATGCTTTTAGGCTTTCTGAAAGAGGCGGCCCATTTGCGGGTGCATCGCGAAGGCAACACCGTCACGCTATCGCGGTCAACCGCATTGTAA
- a CDS encoding OmpH family outer membrane protein, with amino-acid sequence MRRIASLLVALSSVASVSAVCQNIKIATVDIEYIYANLPAHKRLMAEIDSSSTRYQAVQKEKLATYQQKLQAYQKLQAYQKLGKETPGPVLKDKATELESLQAAMQEFQQNAEKDLRARYAGKFPEIERMVESAIAECAKERQITVVARNYADYVSGESTPFVLYSGAGENDLTDYVLLKLGIAAHPDKGKPRKYGIIR; translated from the coding sequence ATGAGACGCATCGCATCCCTGTTGGTGGCGCTTTCTTCGGTCGCATCCGTAAGTGCCGTGTGCCAGAACATTAAAATTGCCACGGTTGATATCGAATACATTTACGCGAACCTGCCTGCGCATAAAAGGTTGATGGCAGAAATCGACAGCTCGTCGACCCGATATCAGGCAGTTCAAAAGGAAAAACTGGCTACCTACCAGCAGAAACTGCAAGCTTACCAGAAGCTGCAAGCTTACCAGAAGCTGGGCAAGGAGACGCCCGGCCCTGTATTAAAGGACAAAGCCACAGAGCTGGAAAGCCTTCAGGCCGCAATGCAGGAATTTCAGCAAAATGCTGAAAAGGACTTGCGGGCAAGGTACGCAGGCAAATTTCCGGAGATAGAAAGAATGGTCGAATCTGCCATTGCGGAATGCGCAAAGGAACGGCAGATAACCGTAGTGGCGCGGAATTACGCGGATTACGTTTCCGGCGAGTCGACCCCTTTCGTGCTGTATTCGGGCGCCGGAGAAAACGATCTTACAGATTACGTCCTGTTAAAATTGGGAATCGCCGCACATCCTGATAAAGGCAAGCCCCGGAAGTACGGGATCATCAGATAG
- a CDS encoding SusC/RagA family TonB-linked outer membrane protein, with the protein MTCRPPGGAGGERGYTYFLSGNVLDQKGIIRNTGFQRYQGRLNFTKNLSSRVELGINLNISREKREITSTALGANSSWSSSYLYLPPTMPIYKPDGSYETFNPIWYSGGHIDNPVAVVDKVKNNQVANNVIGNFYLQYEPVPGLRLKSTLGVNFISQRGDTYNPSDMPTKILNNAMYGSASSDIYNTTSLINENTANYSKSIGKHHLDFLLGSSYQSRKVDRLYASGSQLTNDITQYNNLGLTVQAYRGIASNLDENTIVSFLGRINYDYGKRYYFTLTGRRDGASNFAAGKKWGFFPSGAVKWRVSAEPFYESSRIRHLISDLSLRVSYGVSGNQGIANYQSLASLSANSNSYIFGGTQALGYTQGNLMNDKLTWETTGQLDVGLDIELLNGRVNLLADYYRMLSKNLLLTVQIPSQTGYSSRLVNLGESLNEGFDFSISGDVIRRNDFTWNAVVNISTNQQEVTDIGPLTKVALDAGFGYGVITSYLEKGIPIGANYGVEYAGTWKNQAEIDAELKKAAGDRTYVSAASFYKPGGPRYLDYNHDGVLNTVDYHYLAPANPKIYGGFGSTLSYKRLSLDFFFQFSQGHKMYNGQEFFMGTGTNLTNQFRYMVDRWSESNPTSDIPAVNSRDNIPTSRFLHDASMLRLKSAQISYNLGGFFLKKIIRDMRVYVSGSNLFLLTKYNGFDPEVNNGGGSSTIIAADNGSYPNARVATFGLNVSF; encoded by the coding sequence ATGACTTGTCGGCCTCCGGGGGGTGCAGGCGGCGAGCGCGGGTATACATATTTTCTGTCGGGTAACGTACTCGACCAGAAAGGTATCATCAGAAATACGGGTTTTCAGCGCTATCAGGGAAGGTTGAATTTTACAAAGAACCTGTCGTCCAGGGTCGAGCTGGGGATTAATCTCAATATCAGCCGTGAAAAAAGGGAAATCACCAGCACCGCACTCGGCGCGAACAGCAGTTGGTCGTCGTCGTACCTGTACCTTCCGCCGACAATGCCGATTTACAAACCCGACGGTTCCTATGAAACTTTCAACCCGATCTGGTATTCGGGCGGGCATATCGACAACCCGGTAGCGGTGGTCGACAAAGTGAAAAACAACCAGGTAGCCAACAATGTCATCGGGAATTTTTATCTGCAATACGAACCCGTTCCCGGGCTCAGGCTGAAATCGACGCTGGGAGTCAATTTCATCAGCCAACGCGGCGATACCTACAACCCGTCGGACATGCCGACCAAAATCCTCAATAACGCCATGTACGGCTCGGCTTCGTCGGATATTTACAACACAACCAGCCTGATCAACGAGAATACGGCGAATTATTCGAAGAGCATTGGCAAGCATCATTTAGATTTCCTGCTCGGAAGCAGCTACCAGTCCAGGAAAGTCGACCGGCTCTACGCCTCGGGCAGCCAGCTCACCAACGACATCACCCAATACAACAACCTCGGCCTGACCGTGCAGGCCTACCGGGGCATTGCTTCCAACCTGGACGAAAATACGATCGTTTCTTTCCTGGGACGTATCAATTACGACTACGGGAAACGCTATTACTTCACGCTCACCGGCCGCCGCGACGGTGCATCCAATTTTGCGGCGGGCAAGAAATGGGGCTTTTTCCCGTCGGGCGCCGTCAAGTGGAGGGTGTCGGCCGAGCCGTTTTACGAATCTTCGAGGATCAGGCATTTGATCTCGGACCTTTCCCTCCGGGTAAGCTATGGTGTTTCCGGAAACCAGGGTATTGCCAATTATCAGTCCCTGGCATCGCTGAGCGCCAACAGCAATTCTTACATTTTCGGCGGTACGCAGGCGTTGGGCTATACGCAGGGGAACCTGATGAACGACAAGCTCACCTGGGAAACCACCGGACAGCTGGATGTCGGTCTGGATATCGAATTGCTCAATGGCAGGGTCAACCTCCTGGCCGATTACTACCGGATGCTGAGCAAAAACCTGCTGCTCACCGTGCAGATTCCCTCGCAAACGGGATATTCTTCCCGCCTGGTCAATCTCGGGGAATCGCTGAACGAAGGTTTCGACTTTTCTATCAGCGGGGATGTGATCCGGCGCAACGACTTCACCTGGAATGCCGTCGTGAATATCTCGACCAACCAGCAGGAGGTGACCGATATCGGCCCCCTTACCAAGGTCGCTTTGGATGCGGGTTTCGGATATGGCGTGATCACCAGCTATCTGGAAAAAGGTATTCCCATCGGGGCCAATTACGGGGTGGAATATGCCGGCACCTGGAAGAACCAGGCGGAAATCGACGCTGAGCTGAAAAAAGCTGCCGGCGACCGTACGTATGTATCCGCTGCCAGCTTTTACAAACCCGGCGGGCCCCGGTATCTGGATTACAATCACGACGGCGTGCTGAACACCGTGGATTATCACTACCTAGCGCCGGCGAACCCGAAAATTTACGGCGGCTTCGGAAGCACGCTGAGTTATAAACGGCTGTCGCTCGATTTCTTTTTCCAGTTTAGTCAGGGGCATAAGATGTACAACGGGCAGGAGTTTTTCATGGGGACCGGCACCAATCTGACGAACCAGTTCAGATATATGGTTGACAGGTGGTCGGAAAGTAATCCCACCTCGGACATTCCGGCTGTCAACTCGCGCGACAATATCCCCACCAGCCGCTTTCTGCACGATGCCTCGATGCTCCGTCTGAAATCGGCGCAGATCAGCTACAACCTGGGCGGTTTTTTCCTGAAAAAGATCATCAGGGATATGCGGGTATACGTAAGCGGCTCCAACCTGTTTTTGCTGACCAAATACAATGGTTTCGACCCCGAAGTGAACAATGGTGGCGGCAGCTCGACGATTATTGCGGCCGACAATGGCAGTTACCCTAATGCCCGCGTCGCGACATTCGGTTTAAATGTTTCTTTTTAA
- a CDS encoding BlaI/MecI/CopY family transcriptional regulator: MELRSLTRAEAEIMKILWQLERAFIKDILAQMKEPKPAYTTVATFIRILEKKGVVAHTTYGNTHEYYPLISEQEYRKHEVQQLVENYFDNSVGNLVSYFLTDNTLKESDLDDLAAFIEKNKGKH; encoded by the coding sequence ATGGAACTTCGTTCGCTTACCCGTGCCGAGGCTGAAATCATGAAGATATTGTGGCAGCTCGAAAGGGCTTTCATTAAGGATATCCTCGCGCAAATGAAGGAGCCTAAGCCGGCCTACACCACCGTCGCGACCTTCATCCGCATACTTGAAAAAAAAGGGGTCGTCGCCCACACTACGTACGGTAACACTCATGAATACTATCCGTTGATAAGTGAACAGGAATACAGGAAGCATGAAGTTCAGCAGCTTGTAGAAAACTACTTTGACAATTCCGTGGGCAACCTCGTGTCGTATTTCCTGACAGACAATACATTGAAGGAGAGTGACCTCGATGATCTGGCAGCGTTCATCGAAAAGAACAAGGGTAAACATTAA
- a CDS encoding sigma-70 family RNA polymerase sigma factor, with product MVSDQTFHSRDNFSSKENSLAGGKFLSGGRTEKFPADSELFIRKAFEEDPDTGIILLFRGYYLKLCSHAARFVSSREIAEDIVSDIFLEFQLNNLHKVVTTSYRAYLYTSVRNRAFDYLRSEMLRSNPLDEQSGEIPASIAFDPDSITQYEELYHDVENAVQSLPLKRRQIYLKHRFEGKKYMEIAEELGIPVRSVETLSYQATQEVRRILKDKWLFPLLLFYFHRLF from the coding sequence ATGGTATCTGATCAAACTTTTCACTCCCGGGATAATTTTTCTTCAAAAGAAAATAGCCTTGCGGGAGGTAAGTTCCTGTCGGGCGGGCGAACGGAAAAGTTCCCTGCCGATTCGGAATTGTTCATACGGAAGGCATTCGAAGAGGACCCTGATACGGGCATCATATTGCTGTTCAGAGGGTATTACCTCAAACTGTGCAGCCACGCGGCCCGGTTTGTTTCGTCCAGGGAAATCGCGGAGGATATTGTTTCGGATATCTTTCTCGAATTTCAGCTCAATAACCTGCACAAGGTCGTAACCACTTCGTACAGAGCTTATCTCTACACGTCTGTTCGCAACCGGGCGTTCGATTACCTCCGGAGCGAGATGTTACGGAGCAATCCGCTGGACGAGCAATCGGGTGAGATCCCGGCCTCGATCGCATTCGACCCCGATTCGATTACACAGTACGAGGAACTGTACCATGACGTGGAGAATGCGGTGCAATCGCTGCCTTTGAAAAGAAGGCAGATTTACCTTAAACACAGGTTTGAAGGCAAGAAATACATGGAGATCGCCGAAGAACTGGGCATTCCCGTCCGGTCGGTGGAGACGCTAAGTTACCAGGCCACCCAGGAAGTCAGGAGGATATTGAAAGACAAATGGCTTTTCCCGTTGTTGTTGTTTTATTTCCATCGACTTTTTTAA